The Methanococcoides methylutens MM1 genome has a window encoding:
- a CDS encoding glycosyltransferase, translating to MKLAYVYFNDLNKNSANVNQTFNMVSSFTKYSEVYFLSGYIKKSDLKRRLDFFGLSHNFYHVRLLTLLFTKNKFIEFALRGIYCIQSLVVLNYLNVDYIYTRDFSFIYFISNLPCFLRPKQKIIYEPHTIYHKSSSKVSLAHERKALKVPDLFIPISNGIKIDLIQNLGIKTNKIYVAADGVNMDLFNNLPEKLFLREKHSIKGADSIIIYAGSFKKWKGVDFLIKAYATISTMCDDTKLILVGGSLGDIARIEQLIDDLHINKKNIILKGFVSQSEVVELLKLSDMGVIPNAKTAIGAKYTSPLKLFEYMACGLPIVASNLPAMREILDETNAVFFEAENSEDLANQIYCLLNDIEKKVDLQHNNLTKINNFTWDARVKKILKWINSSNNHL from the coding sequence ATGAAACTAGCTTATGTGTATTTTAATGATTTAAACAAAAATTCAGCAAATGTAAACCAAACTTTCAACATGGTATCATCTTTCACAAAATATTCAGAAGTTTATTTTTTATCTGGCTATATAAAAAAAAGCGATTTAAAAAGACGTTTGGATTTTTTTGGTTTAAGCCATAATTTTTATCATGTCCGATTGTTAACTTTACTATTTACTAAGAATAAATTTATTGAATTTGCTTTAAGAGGAATATATTGCATCCAATCATTAGTCGTCCTTAATTATTTGAATGTGGACTATATATATACTAGAGATTTCTCTTTTATATATTTCATATCCAATTTACCATGTTTTCTGAGGCCAAAACAAAAAATAATATATGAGCCCCATACAATTTACCACAAAAGTTCTAGTAAAGTTTCTCTCGCTCATGAGAGAAAAGCATTAAAAGTACCTGATTTATTTATTCCAATTTCAAACGGTATTAAAATCGATTTAATTCAAAATTTGGGAATAAAAACAAATAAAATATATGTCGCAGCTGATGGAGTTAACATGGATTTATTCAATAATCTACCAGAAAAGCTGTTTTTGAGAGAGAAGCATAGTATTAAAGGCGCCGATTCAATAATAATATATGCTGGATCATTCAAAAAATGGAAAGGCGTAGATTTTTTAATCAAAGCTTATGCAACTATTTCTACTATGTGTGATGACACGAAGCTAATCTTAGTTGGAGGATCATTAGGAGATATAGCGAGAATAGAACAATTAATTGATGATCTGCATATTAATAAAAAAAATATTATTTTAAAAGGTTTTGTATCACAATCTGAGGTTGTAGAACTGTTGAAATTATCCGATATGGGTGTAATTCCTAACGCAAAAACTGCCATAGGGGCCAAATATACATCACCATTAAAATTATTTGAATATATGGCATGTGGTTTGCCCATAGTTGCTTCAAATTTACCTGCTATGAGAGAAATATTAGACGAAACTAATGCAGTTTTTTTTGAAGCAGAGAATAGTGAAGATCTTGCTAATCAAATCTACTGTCTTCTTAATGATATTGAGAAAAAGGTGGATTTGCAACATAATAACTTGACAAAAATCAATAATTTTACGTGGGATGCTCGGGTGAAGAAAATCCTAAAATGGATTAATAGTTCGAATAATCATTTATAA
- a CDS encoding bifunctional 2-polyprenyl-6-hydroxyphenol methylase/3-demethylubiquinol 3-O-methyltransferase UbiG: MLDNYATDIKIGKIDRGNFAANVQFLEENGLLKEGSRILEIGCGAGTLTDYLTLKGFDAIGFDTSKILIKVNYSRNSNATTFIGSGDKIPFINSSFDLVISFDVFEHIPDTHEHLSGVRRVLKPYGYYLFQTPNKLTNASFEIIKNRSLTKHKTYHCSLQIFWLVRKLLNSHGFEFKFVKIPVMNDFMEQKIKKGFGFTGICLLRIMNPD; encoded by the coding sequence ATGCTTGACAATTATGCTACTGACATAAAAATTGGAAAGATTGACAGAGGCAATTTTGCTGCAAATGTTCAGTTTTTAGAAGAAAACGGTTTGCTAAAGGAAGGTAGTAGAATTTTAGAGATTGGATGTGGTGCTGGAACGTTAACAGATTATCTTACTTTAAAGGGATTCGATGCAATAGGTTTTGATACAAGCAAAATTCTGATAAAAGTAAATTATTCTCGTAATTCTAATGCAACAACATTTATTGGTTCTGGAGACAAGATTCCATTTATTAATTCATCTTTTGATTTAGTAATAAGTTTTGATGTTTTTGAACATATTCCTGATACGCATGAACATCTTTCTGGGGTACGAAGAGTATTAAAGCCCTATGGGTACTACTTATTTCAGACTCCAAATAAATTAACCAATGCGTCGTTTGAGATTATCAAAAATAGAAGTTTAACAAAACATAAAACATATCATTGTTCTTTGCAAATATTTTGGTTAGTGAGAAAGTTATTAAATTCTCATGGTTTTGAATTTAAATTTGTAAAGATTCCAGTTATGAATGATTTTATGGAGCAGAAGATAAAAAAAGGTTTTGGATTTACTGGCATCTGTTTATTGCGAATTATGAATCCTGATTGA
- a CDS encoding mannose-1-phosphate guanylyltransferase/mannose-6-phosphate isomerase, producing MKSIILAGGSGTRLWPLSREKYPKQFLKLNQTSLFQDTVIRCLEVSDISEIFVVTNASQKFFVIGQIEELGYELPAENLLLEPVGKNTLPAICYGMRAITEKFGRSVVGIFSSDHILDTKAMETIASAEGLASEYLITFGISPTSPNTGYGYIKPGESLGVGYKVSEFKEKPDVEVAEKYIKEGCLWNSGMFLFDTEVFFHELKSHAPEVSDTFESSDDIQEIYGKLPSISIDYGIMEISDKVATVKIDDHWNDLGNFNSIYNEFDKDENSNVIYNCDDMLVNSTGNLIHSRPKKIVSMIDVKDMVVVDTPDALLVCPRESSQKVKDVVSALKEEDDERVQLHQTVYRPWGSYTILENSERHKIKNIIVLPHKKLSLQMHHHRSEHWVVVEGMACVENDGERYFLRQGESTFIKAGVRHRLSNPGKLPLEIIEVQLGEYVGEDDIVRFDDEYGRE from the coding sequence ATAAAATCCATCATTCTTGCAGGTGGTTCGGGAACACGCCTTTGGCCCTTAAGCCGTGAAAAATACCCAAAACAATTCTTAAAGCTGAATCAGACTTCACTTTTTCAGGACACAGTCATCAGGTGCCTGGAAGTGTCTGATATATCCGAGATATTTGTGGTGACAAATGCATCCCAGAAATTCTTCGTTATCGGACAGATCGAAGAACTGGGTTATGAGCTCCCGGCTGAAAATCTCCTCCTTGAACCTGTAGGCAAGAATACCCTCCCTGCTATATGTTACGGGATGAGAGCGATTACGGAGAAGTTTGGGCGGTCCGTTGTTGGAATCTTTTCATCGGATCATATTCTTGACACCAAAGCTATGGAAACCATTGCAAGCGCAGAAGGCCTTGCATCAGAGTATCTGATTACCTTTGGAATCTCCCCAACATCACCAAATACAGGTTATGGTTACATCAAACCTGGTGAATCTCTTGGGGTTGGCTATAAGGTGTCGGAGTTCAAAGAAAAACCCGATGTTGAGGTTGCTGAAAAATACATCAAAGAAGGCTGTCTCTGGAACAGTGGGATGTTTCTTTTTGACACTGAAGTTTTCTTTCATGAGCTGAAATCTCATGCTCCGGAGGTATCAGATACATTTGAAAGTTCGGATGACATACAGGAGATATATGGCAAATTACCATCGATATCAATTGATTATGGCATCATGGAAATTTCTGATAAGGTGGCCACTGTAAAGATCGATGACCATTGGAACGATCTCGGAAACTTTAATTCGATCTACAATGAGTTCGACAAAGATGAAAATAGCAATGTCATCTACAATTGCGATGATATGCTGGTAAATTCGACTGGCAATCTGATTCATTCAAGACCCAAAAAGATCGTTTCAATGATCGATGTCAAAGATATGGTTGTTGTGGACACGCCGGATGCGTTGCTTGTCTGCCCGAGGGAAAGCAGTCAGAAGGTGAAGGATGTCGTATCTGCTCTTAAGGAAGAAGATGATGAGCGCGTACAACTGCACCAGACCGTGTACCGGCCATGGGGTTCGTACACAATTCTGGAAAATTCGGAAAGGCACAAGATCAAGAACATTATTGTTTTACCTCACAAGAAACTGAGTCTCCAGATGCATCATCACAGAAGTGAACACTGGGTCGTTGTTGAAGGAATGGCCTGTGTTGAGAATGATGGTGAGAGGTATTTCCTCAGGCAGGGTGAGAGTACGTTCATTAAGGCCGGTGTCAGGCATAGGTTATCAAATCCCGGGAAGCTGCCGCTTGAGATCATTGAGGTGCAGCTCGGGGAGTATGTTGGCGAGGATGATATTGTTCGATTTGATGATGAGTATGGAAGGGAATGA
- a CDS encoding SDR family oxidoreductase has product MRCVVTGGAGFIGSHLCNKLLDMATVVCLDNFDSYYDPQVKRKNIETFMDNPNFELVEGNILDKQLLYDLFEDVDYVFHNAAQAGVRISVDNPSKSHSANATGTLNILETAVKAGVKKVINASSSSVYGKVSYLPFDENHPNLPVSPYGASKLIAEHYCRVFNELHDLDTISLRYFTVFGPRMRPDLAINIFTKKALNNETIEIFGDGSKTRDFTFIDNVVDANIRAMKNGIGEYNIGGGERISIRELAEKIVSITDSESEIIYSDSMKGDAEHTWSDVSKASRDLGYSPKIGLEEGLKRYVQWYIDFVNQ; this is encoded by the coding sequence ATGCGGTGTGTAGTTACTGGAGGAGCTGGCTTTATCGGATCACATCTGTGCAACAAGTTGTTAGATATGGCTACGGTTGTATGCCTGGATAATTTTGATTCATACTATGATCCACAGGTTAAACGGAAGAATATCGAGACATTCATGGACAATCCTAATTTTGAACTTGTGGAAGGGAATATACTCGATAAACAGCTATTATATGACCTTTTTGAAGATGTGGATTATGTATTCCATAATGCAGCACAGGCTGGAGTAAGGATCTCTGTGGACAACCCTTCTAAATCTCATTCTGCAAATGCTACAGGTACATTGAACATTCTCGAGACTGCTGTGAAAGCCGGGGTAAAAAAAGTTATCAATGCATCTTCATCTTCAGTTTATGGGAAGGTGTCATATCTTCCATTCGATGAGAATCACCCGAATTTGCCAGTGTCACCATACGGTGCATCAAAACTTATCGCAGAGCATTATTGCCGTGTTTTTAATGAGCTACATGACCTTGATACAATTTCTCTCAGGTATTTCACCGTTTTTGGTCCCAGGATGAGGCCGGATCTGGCTATCAATATTTTTACAAAGAAAGCCCTGAACAATGAAACCATCGAGATATTCGGGGATGGAAGTAAGACCAGGGATTTCACATTCATTGATAATGTGGTCGATGCAAATATTCGTGCAATGAAAAACGGCATAGGAGAGTATAATATTGGTGGTGGTGAACGTATCAGTATCCGTGAACTCGCAGAGAAGATCGTTTCTATCACGGATAGTGAGTCAGAGATCATCTACAGCGACTCTATGAAAGGAGATGCTGAACACACATGGTCCGATGTCAGCAAAGCTTCGAGGGATCTTGGATATAGCCCTAAGATCGGTCTGGAAGAAGGATTGAAACGTTATGTGCAGTGGTACATTGATTTTGTGAACCAATGA
- a CDS encoding glycosyltransferase family 4 protein produces MLNYEYPPLGGGGSNACKYLLREMASKGLDVDLVTSSPSNNFETEKIGDTVSIYKLPVNKKDIHYWTQREIMSYSWKAKKFIDKLMKEKEYDVCHAFFSVPCGAVAYLFRKKIPYIVSLRGSDVPGFNKRFGIQYVFLKPLIKKIWADAGAVVANSQGLKELALDTSPSQEIGEIYNGIDISEFEPNFDRTSDGELKIVCVSRLIERKGINFLIEAIEKLKDKQIHLALVGEGNQEDTLKKLADDLKISDNVDFKGYVDHDQIAEIYRNSDIFVLPSLNEGMSNALLEALAAGLPVIVTDTGGTSELLNGNGVLIPMGDSDAIAEAILEFVDDSGGRRQMGVRSREIAEGMSWGRVGESYVTIYEECFIGR; encoded by the coding sequence ATGCTGAACTATGAGTATCCGCCTCTGGGAGGTGGTGGCAGCAATGCATGCAAGTACCTTCTACGAGAAATGGCCAGTAAAGGTCTTGATGTAGATCTGGTAACATCTTCTCCATCCAATAACTTTGAAACGGAGAAGATCGGCGATACTGTCAGCATTTATAAATTACCAGTTAATAAAAAGGATATTCACTACTGGACACAGCGTGAGATCATGAGCTACAGCTGGAAAGCAAAAAAGTTCATTGATAAGCTGATGAAAGAAAAAGAATATGATGTGTGTCATGCATTTTTCAGTGTTCCATGTGGTGCAGTAGCCTACCTGTTCAGAAAAAAGATACCTTATATTGTTTCTTTAAGGGGTTCTGATGTTCCTGGTTTCAACAAAAGGTTTGGCATTCAATATGTTTTCCTAAAACCCCTTATCAAAAAGATTTGGGCTGATGCCGGAGCTGTAGTTGCGAACAGTCAGGGATTAAAGGAACTTGCCCTAGATACATCACCGTCTCAGGAAATAGGTGAGATCTACAATGGAATCGATATTTCAGAGTTTGAGCCGAATTTTGATCGTACCAGTGATGGTGAATTAAAAATTGTTTGTGTTTCAAGATTGATCGAGAGGAAAGGTATCAATTTCCTAATAGAAGCGATTGAGAAATTGAAGGACAAACAAATCCATTTAGCTCTTGTTGGTGAAGGCAACCAGGAAGATACACTGAAGAAATTAGCTGATGATCTGAAGATCTCGGACAATGTTGACTTTAAAGGTTATGTGGATCATGATCAGATCGCTGAAATCTATAGAAACAGCGATATTTTCGTTTTGCCATCCCTAAATGAAGGCATGAGCAATGCTTTACTTGAAGCACTGGCTGCAGGGTTGCCGGTCATTGTCACGGATACCGGCGGGACTTCAGAACTTCTGAATGGGAATGGTGTACTTATCCCAATGGGCGATTCGGATGCTATTGCGGAGGCAATTCTTGAGTTTGTTGATGACTCCGGGGGACGCCGACAGATGGGAGTTAGGAGCAGAGAGATTGCTGAAGGGATGAGCTGGGGGAGAGTTGGTGAGTCGTACGTTACAATCTATGAAGAATGTTTTATTGGTAGGTAA
- a CDS encoding glycosyltransferase family 2 protein — MKKVADSLEDAKKRDPVDLSIVIPLLDEEENIEPLVEVLEKALEKYGRSYEVIFVDDGSTDGTFKKLKAANEKNPNIKILKFRKNFGQSASMKAGFDFAKGNVVISMDGDLQNDPEDIPKLVDMLETRDCDVVCGWRADRKDPLSKTITSKFANLIRRSITSEFIHDSGCTLRAYRNECVKDLELYGETHRYIPAMLLWKGYLICETKVQHHQRAHGITKYNWKRVVKGFLDLIVISFWQKYSVRPIHVFGGAGLISCFAGALIGGWLGIQRLFFGMGLSDRPLFLLVILMMMVGVQLIVSGILADIMLKVYYGEDGRKNYLVERLID; from the coding sequence CTGAAAAAAGTTGCTGATTCTTTAGAGGATGCCAAGAAAAGGGACCCTGTTGATCTATCGATTGTTATCCCATTACTTGATGAAGAAGAGAATATAGAACCGCTTGTTGAAGTCCTTGAGAAAGCTCTTGAAAAGTACGGAAGGTCATACGAGGTGATTTTCGTTGATGATGGCAGTACCGACGGTACGTTCAAAAAACTAAAAGCTGCCAACGAGAAGAATCCTAATATCAAGATCCTTAAGTTCAGGAAGAACTTTGGCCAGAGTGCATCCATGAAGGCAGGTTTTGACTTTGCAAAAGGAAATGTCGTCATCAGCATGGACGGTGACCTTCAGAATGATCCCGAAGACATTCCAAAACTGGTCGATATGCTCGAAACCAGAGATTGTGATGTTGTCTGTGGCTGGCGAGCCGACAGAAAAGACCCACTTTCCAAAACAATCACATCCAAATTCGCCAACCTTATAAGAAGAAGTATTACCAGTGAGTTCATCCATGATTCAGGCTGTACTCTTAGAGCATACCGTAATGAATGTGTAAAGGATTTGGAACTCTACGGAGAAACCCACAGATACATTCCAGCGATGCTTCTCTGGAAAGGCTATCTCATCTGTGAAACAAAAGTGCAACACCACCAGCGAGCACATGGTATCACCAAGTACAACTGGAAAAGGGTGGTAAAAGGGTTCCTTGACCTCATCGTAATAAGTTTCTGGCAGAAATACTCCGTCAGACCGATCCACGTGTTCGGAGGTGCAGGTTTGATATCCTGCTTTGCAGGCGCCCTGATAGGAGGTTGGCTGGGTATCCAGAGGTTGTTCTTTGGAATGGGCCTTTCAGACCGTCCTCTGTTCCTGTTGGTGATATTGATGATGATGGTCGGTGTACAGTTGATCGTATCCGGAATCCTGGCTGATATTATGCTTAAGGTCTACTATGGTGAAGATGGCAGGAAGAACTATCTGGTCGAGAGGCTGATCGATTGA
- a CDS encoding bifunctional 2-polyprenyl-6-hydroxyphenol methylase/3-demethylubiquinol 3-O-methyltransferase UbiG yields MLRKIKKITLDLKNNLVYRNNINKMYSGKFFRKNIELSAYSANILINLLMEKYNPNSVLDIGCGNGIYLKEFQNNNVDILGVDGSANAKKTALISPELILLKDLREPFFINSKFDLTLCIEVAEHIDEEYVDTFINNICNYSNRIIFTAAPPGQGGTHHVNEQPCEYWIKKFARYNYILDTNETELTSRELEAQNGVFWLYKNLMIFKKRF; encoded by the coding sequence ATGCTCAGAAAAATAAAAAAAATAACCTTGGATCTAAAAAATAACCTTGTGTACAGAAATAACATAAATAAAATGTATTCGGGAAAATTTTTTAGGAAGAATATAGAATTATCTGCATATAGTGCAAATATTTTAATCAATCTTCTTATGGAAAAATACAATCCAAATTCAGTTCTTGATATTGGTTGTGGAAATGGTATCTATTTAAAAGAATTTCAAAATAATAATGTAGATATTCTAGGTGTGGACGGATCAGCTAATGCAAAAAAAACAGCTCTTATTTCACCGGAATTAATTCTACTGAAAGATTTGAGAGAGCCTTTTTTTATTAATAGTAAATTTGATTTAACTTTATGTATTGAGGTAGCTGAACATATAGATGAAGAATATGTAGATACTTTTATTAATAACATATGTAACTACTCGAATCGGATTATTTTTACTGCTGCACCACCTGGACAAGGCGGTACGCATCACGTAAATGAACAGCCATGCGAATATTGGATTAAGAAATTTGCAAGGTACAATTATATCCTTGATACAAATGAAACAGAGTTAACTTCAAGAGAATTGGAAGCCCAAAATGGGGTTTTTTGGTTATATAAGAATTTAATGATTTTCAAAAAAAGATTTTGA
- the asnB gene encoding asparagine synthase (glutamine-hydrolyzing), protein MCGIVGFNWCDKSLVCQMMESIKNRGPDAEGFYVKDNISFGHQRLSIIDLSENGNQPLTNEDGSIIIIFNGEIYNFNELKHKLQKKHKFKSNTDSEVIVHAYEEYGEDCVKLFNGMFAFAIYDKNKEILFLARDRLGVKPLFYYFLNGKFIFASEIKAIKKSSVQLTIDDTAIYDYFTYRYVPTPKTIFNEIKKLDAATYIVFDLKEKHLKEQKYWSLNVSESTYDEKEVLNTLESLIKDCINIRLISDVPIGLFLSAGLDSSTIFHFLKDNTEINLLHVATNTNEVKLVRRLSYNKAHILEVDSTKEFDEIFKYFDEPFADSSAIPTNLISNAANDNNIKVILTGDGGDELFAGYRHYSQFFTVKKIQKILPKQFKKRLRSLSFKVRISVLSKGFFVLSSNDDLEIYTKLLGGFTRDEKKMIFSKPFLEKLENYDDYWYFRKYWNDQVPLIKNLQILDINTFLKDDILVKVDRMSMKNSVEVRSPFLDYRLFEFILSTKTGIFFKNDTLKYILKLMMRDRLPDYILNMKKKGFGYPIKKVDAQNHPSNLIIDKEYIIRNKKNAFIIGLNCDDYAQKNKKNNLGSKK, encoded by the coding sequence ATGTGCGGAATTGTTGGTTTTAATTGGTGTGATAAAAGTCTTGTATGTCAAATGATGGAATCAATAAAAAATCGTGGTCCTGATGCAGAAGGTTTCTATGTAAAAGATAATATTTCATTTGGACATCAACGGTTAAGTATAATTGATCTTTCCGAAAATGGGAATCAGCCATTGACAAATGAAGATGGTTCTATAATAATAATTTTTAATGGAGAAATATATAATTTCAATGAATTGAAGCATAAATTGCAGAAAAAGCATAAATTCAAGTCTAACACTGATTCCGAAGTAATAGTCCATGCATATGAAGAGTATGGCGAGGACTGTGTTAAATTATTTAATGGTATGTTTGCATTTGCTATTTATGACAAAAATAAAGAAATATTGTTTTTGGCAAGAGATAGATTAGGGGTAAAACCTCTTTTCTATTATTTCTTAAATGGAAAATTTATTTTTGCGAGCGAAATAAAAGCTATCAAAAAATCTAGTGTACAACTGACAATAGATGATACTGCAATATATGATTATTTTACCTATAGATATGTTCCAACACCGAAAACAATATTCAATGAAATAAAAAAATTAGATGCTGCAACATATATTGTATTTGACCTCAAAGAGAAACATCTAAAAGAACAAAAATATTGGAGCTTAAACGTTTCTGAAAGTACCTATGATGAAAAAGAAGTGTTAAATACACTTGAATCTCTTATCAAAGATTGCATTAATATTAGATTAATTTCGGATGTTCCAATTGGATTATTTTTAAGTGCGGGTTTGGATTCGTCTACGATTTTTCATTTCTTAAAAGATAATACAGAAATAAATTTACTTCATGTTGCCACGAATACAAATGAAGTAAAATTAGTAAGAAGACTAAGTTACAATAAAGCACATATATTGGAAGTTGATTCAACGAAAGAGTTTGATGAAATCTTCAAATATTTTGATGAGCCATTTGCCGATAGTTCTGCTATCCCCACAAATTTGATATCAAATGCTGCAAACGACAATAATATAAAAGTTATACTTACAGGAGATGGTGGTGACGAATTATTTGCAGGTTATCGTCATTATTCTCAATTTTTTACAGTAAAAAAAATTCAAAAAATATTGCCAAAACAATTTAAAAAACGGTTGAGATCATTATCATTTAAAGTAAGAATTAGTGTGCTTTCAAAAGGTTTTTTTGTTTTATCTTCAAATGATGACTTGGAAATTTATACTAAGTTGTTGGGAGGGTTCACACGAGATGAAAAGAAAATGATATTTAGTAAACCTTTCCTAGAAAAGCTAGAAAATTATGATGACTATTGGTATTTTAGAAAATACTGGAACGACCAAGTACCTCTTATTAAAAATCTTCAGATTCTGGACATAAACACATTTTTAAAAGACGACATTCTGGTAAAAGTTGATAGAATGTCTATGAAAAATTCTGTGGAAGTAAGGTCGCCTTTTTTAGATTATAGATTATTCGAATTTATATTATCCACAAAAACTGGTATCTTTTTCAAAAATGACACATTAAAATATATATTAAAGCTAATGATGCGGGACCGATTGCCAGATTACATTCTCAATATGAAAAAAAAGGGATTTGGATACCCAATTAAGAAAGTTGACGCACAAAATCATCCAAGTAATCTGATAATTGATAAAGAATACATTATACGCAATAAAAAAAATGCATTTATAATTGGTTTAAACTGTGATGACTATGCTCAGAAAAATAAAAAAAATAACCTTGGATCTAAAAAATAA
- a CDS encoding polysaccharide biosynthesis C-terminal domain-containing protein — MQRNYNHNTQKSSIFKNSIYNIFGQLVGYLFLFLYTIIFAKILGAELFGLFQLGLLVAVVLATSVASFVESTASYFVAFYHDSHEKRNVHIVMNLFVSIIIAVFLALGLYLLSHFFVNQIFNVSKSNVVIAEIIFKYFSLYLFFYLGISNIKGVLLGLELFKCRAILIIFSRFSFLLFGYIGFYYTRSVIGITEGIVVASFLTFILALIILKKNIKLNVMTLSMYLLPTLTNIWDFGKRSFIINIGNQIHTWGDSFLIGIFLTASSVGIYSVAYTLFEAIRQIPRYFYEIIYPILTKLASTNDKQKVSFILNNIIRISCVPLCIVTFFVFIFSENIILTFYGSEYNLASTVLQILSIIFLFLPFMVLIFALMSINKPEINSKCMMLSTLLNIILNLLFIPIYGINGAALATLFSMIIYYILTYYQIKKYIQIELPINDLIKNYFLILVIFIIYRLLESTFLVYNLFISIILIIAYIVILFVSRFFTEYDCKLVREITGLNLSFLPWSFKK, encoded by the coding sequence ATGCAAAGAAATTATAATCATAATACACAGAAATCAAGTATATTTAAAAATTCAATTTATAATATATTTGGGCAGCTTGTTGGTTATCTCTTTTTATTTTTATATACCATCATATTTGCTAAAATTTTAGGTGCAGAACTATTCGGTTTATTTCAATTAGGCCTATTGGTTGCAGTTGTTTTAGCAACATCTGTAGCATCATTCGTTGAATCCACTGCTTCATATTTTGTGGCTTTTTATCATGATTCTCATGAGAAAAGAAATGTACATATTGTTATGAATTTATTCGTTAGCATAATCATTGCAGTTTTCTTAGCTTTAGGATTATATTTATTATCACATTTTTTTGTAAATCAGATATTTAATGTGAGCAAAAGTAATGTGGTTATTGCCGAAATTATTTTTAAATACTTTTCACTATACCTTTTTTTCTATTTGGGCATTTCTAATATCAAGGGAGTGCTACTAGGCTTGGAATTGTTTAAATGTCGCGCGATTCTGATAATTTTTAGTCGGTTCAGCTTTTTATTATTTGGATATATTGGATTTTATTATACGCGGAGTGTTATAGGAATTACAGAAGGAATTGTCGTTGCTTCTTTTTTAACTTTTATCTTAGCCTTAATCATACTTAAAAAAAATATCAAATTAAATGTTATGACATTATCTATGTATTTATTACCTACTCTGACAAATATATGGGATTTTGGGAAAAGATCTTTTATCATAAACATTGGAAACCAAATTCATACGTGGGGGGATTCATTTTTAATTGGTATCTTTTTAACTGCGTCATCAGTAGGAATTTATTCTGTAGCATATACTTTATTTGAAGCTATTCGACAGATTCCTCGTTATTTTTATGAAATAATTTATCCAATTCTAACAAAATTAGCTTCTACAAATGATAAACAAAAAGTATCATTTATACTCAATAATATAATACGTATCTCTTGTGTCCCTTTATGCATAGTTACTTTTTTTGTATTTATTTTTTCTGAAAATATCATCTTAACTTTTTATGGATCAGAATATAATCTAGCAAGCACAGTTTTGCAGATTCTTTCAATCATTTTTTTATTTTTGCCCTTTATGGTACTTATTTTTGCTTTAATGAGTATTAATAAGCCCGAAATTAACTCAAAATGTATGATGCTTTCAACGCTACTAAATATAATACTTAATCTTTTATTTATTCCAATTTATGGCATAAATGGTGCTGCACTAGCAACATTATTTTCAATGATCATTTATTATATATTAACCTATTATCAAATTAAAAAATACATACAAATTGAATTACCGATAAATGATCTTATAAAAAATTACTTCTTAATTTTAGTTATATTTATAATTTATCGTTTGTTGGAAAGTACTTTTTTAGTTTATAATTTATTTATATCAATTATACTAATCATAGCCTATATAGTTATATTATTTGTTTCTAGATTCTTCACAGAATATGATTGTAAACTAGTAAGAGAAATTACAGGACTAAATTTAAGTTTTCTACCGTGGAGCTTTAAAAAATGA